In the genome of Arachis duranensis cultivar V14167 unplaced genomic scaffold, aradu.V14167.gnm2.J7QH unplaced_Scaffold_177923, whole genome shotgun sequence, the window NNNNNNNNNNNNNNNNNNNNNNNNNNNNNNNNNNNNNNNNNNNNNNNNNNNNNNNNNNNNNNNNNNNNNNNNNNNNNNNNNNNNNNNNNNNNNNNNNNNNNNNNNNNNNNNNNNNNNNNNNNNNNNNNNNNNNNNNNNNNNNNNNNNNNNNNNNNNNNNNNNNNNNNNNNNNNNNNNNNNNNNNNNNNNNNNNNNNNNNNNNNNNNNNNNNNNNNNNNNNNNNNNNNNNNNNNNNNNNNNNNNNNNNNNNNNNNNNNNNNNNNNNNNNNNNNNNNNNNNNNNNNNNNNNNNNNNNNNNNNNNNNNNNNNNNNNNNNNNNNNNNNNNNNNNNNNNNNNNNNNNNNNNNNNNNNNNNNNNNNNNNNNNNNNNNNNNNNNNNNNNNNNNNNNNNNNNNNNNNNNNNNNNNNNNNNNNNNNNNNNNNNNNNNNNNNNNNNNNNNNNNNNNNNNNNNNNNNNNNNNNNNNNNNNNNNNNNNNNNNNNNNNNNNNNNNNNNNNNNNNNNNNNNNNNNNNNNNNNNNNNNNNNNNNNNNNNNNNNNNNNNNNNNNNNNNNNNNNNNNNNNNNNNNNNNNNNNNNNNNNNNNNNNNNNNNNNNNNNNNNNNNNNNNNNNNNNNNNNNNNNNNNNNNNNNNNNNNNNNNNNNNNNNNNNNNNNNNNNNNNNNNNNNNNNNNNNNNNNNNNNNNNNNNNNNNNNNNNNNNNNNNNNNNNNNNNNNNNNNNNNNNNNNNNNNNNNNNNNNNNNNNNNNNNNNNNNNNNNNNNNNNNNNNNNNNNNNNNNNNNNNNNNNNNNNNNNNNNNNNNNNNNNNNNNNNNNNNNNNNNNNNNNNNNNNNNNNNNNNNNNNNNNNNNNNNNNNNNNNNNNNNNNNNNNNNNNNNNNNNNNNNNNNNNNNNNNNNNNNNNNNNNNNNNNNNNNNNNNNNNNNNNNNNNNNNNNNNNNNNNNNNNNNNNNNNNNNNNNNNNNNNNNNNNNNNNNNNNNNNNNNNNNNNNNNNNNNNNNNNNNNNNNNNNNNNNNNNNNNNNNNNNNNNNNNNNNNNNNNNNNNNNNNNNNNNNNNNNNNNNNNNNNNNNNNNNNNNNNNNNNNNNNNNNNNNNNNNNNNNNNNNNNNNNNNNNNNNNNNNNNNNNNNNNNNNNNNNNNNNNNNNNNNNNNNNNNNNNNNNNNNNNNNNNNNNNNNNNNNNNNNNNNNNNNNNNNNNNNNNNNNNNNNNNNNNNNNNNNNNNNNNNNNNNNNNNNNNNNNNNNNNNNNNNNNNNNNNNNNNNNNNNNNNNNNNNNNNNNNNNNNNNNNNNNNNNNNNNNNNNNNNNNNNNNNNNNNNNNNNNNNNNNNNNNNNNNNNNNNNNNNNNNNNNNNNNNNNNNNNNNNNNNNNNNNNNNNNNNNNNNNNNNNNNNNNNNNNNNNNNNNNNNNNNNNNNNNNNNNNNNNNNNNNNNNNNNNNNNNNNNNNNNNNNNNNNNNNNNNNNNNNNNNNNNNNNNNNNNNNNNNNNNNNNNNNNNNNNNNNNNNNNNNNNNNNNNNNNNNNNNNNNNNNNNNNNNNNNNNNNNNNNNNNNNNNNNNNNNNNNNNNNNNNNNNNNNNNNNNNNNNNNNNNNNNNNNNNNNNNNNNNNNNNNNNNNNNNNNNNNNNNNNNNNNNNNNNNNNNNNNNNNNNNNNNNNNNNNNNNNNNNNNNNNNNNNNNNNNNNNNNNNNNNNNNNNNNNNNNNNNNNNNNNNNNNNNNNNNNNNNNNNNNNNNNNNNNNNNNNNNNNNNNNNNNNNNNNNNNNNNNNNNNNNNNNNNNNNNNNNNNNNNNNNNNNNNNNNNNNNNNNNNNNNNNNNNNNNNNNNNNNNNNNNNNNNNNNNNNNNNNNNNNNNNNNNNNNNNNNNNNNNNNNNNNNNNNNNaacaaattttatgggatattacccaccatcaccaatctctaatggtggttgggaatatcaccaagaagatacaaattctgagcactccaatccatggagatttgcttcagaactccaagatgagcaagaaaattttgagggataccaaccaccaccataaaatgattcatatcattatcctcatggtggatgggagtatcaACAAGGAATGAAGGAGTAtgaacaatcaagtgaaatGAACTATTTCCCAGAGCCACAAAGTGACTCAAACTATTATGGCACGTACACAAAAGATGGCTGGGAAGGGAAATGCAATGATTcatattctaattatttaagaaCATTATCACTTGATCGTGTTGCCAGAGCATACTTGGAAGAGTGTTCATCATttgattatgcctcaacacaaaattcccTCCAAGATCCATACAACTCATCTCACCAACCAcaaaattactctcaaccttTATCCTTTGAGCTAGTGGCTGAGGATCCCCTTCAAAAGTCCAGAGAATTATTGGAAAGACAAGAACAAATTatggaagaacaaaaacaacGCTGGACAGAACAAGAATTCCTCCTCAAGAAAACAGAAGGGCATGTAGAGCAAAGGAAGATTCATTCAGGAGCACCAAGTGTTAAGGATGATGAACAATCTGTgagtgaagaagaggaagaagaggttcCTATATCAATTGAAATTTCAATGGAGGAAGAGCAAGATGAGGAGGCTACTGTATCAAGTGAACTTTCAATGAAGAACAAGGtggttgaaaatgaaattgcacttgagatgacaaggGAACATAAAGACTCACAACTCTCACAAACTTTCCTGACCCAACAACTCTCAACACTTGAATCCATGATTGAAaggtatgaagaggagatgaagaaagcttgggaagatcaacaaacctcGTCCATGAAAGAGCTACTAAagcaaatgttgagtgtaaaagaggaagGGGAAGAACAAGCTAGTGAGGAGGACAATCAAGAACGTCCAAACTCAAGGGAAACAGAGAGGCATATGAAGGACAagctcattgaaccaccaattcaaaaggctctggatgaagatcaaactccaaaaatcacacagcaaccatgtTTTAacatcaaagaagtgaaggcaactaacaagagcaccaattCTGTCCCCCTGatcaagcaagcaagctcaaccaagccaatttcaaaagaaagcttgctgagaggaaatcaagaaaggggacaaaagctgaaacttctccttccttgaagtcattcctcttaacaaactggaagaagaggaagaaagtgaagaacaacatgtcaagNNNNNNNNNNNNNNNNNNNNNNNNNNNNNNNNNNNNNNNNNNNNNNNNNNNNNNNNNNNNNNNNNNNNNNNNNNNNNNNNNNNNNNNNNNNNNNNNNNNNNNNNNNNNNNNNNNNNNNNNNNNNNNNNNNNNNNNNNNNNNNNNNNNNNNNNNNNNNNNNNNNNNNNNNNNNNNNNNNNNNNNNNNNNNNNNNNNNNNNNNNNNNNNNNNNNNNNNNNNNNNNNNNNNNNNNNNNNNNNNNNNNNNNNNNNNNNNNNNNNNNNNNNNNNNNNNNNNNNNNNNNNNNNNNNNNNNNNNNNNNNNNNNNNNNNN includes:
- the LOC107472585 gene encoding uncharacterized protein LOC107472585, which gives rise to MKEYEQSSEMNYFPEPQSDSNYYGTYTKDGWEGKCNDSYSNYLRTLSLDRVARAYLEECSSFDYASTQNSLQDPYNSSHQPQNYSQPLSFELVAEDPLQKSRELLERQEQIMEEQKQRWTEQEFLLKKTEGHVEQRKIHSGAPSVKDDEQSVSEEEEEEVPISIEISMEEEQDEEATVSSELSMKNKVVENEIALEMTREHKDSQLSQTFLTQQLSTLESMIERYEEEMKKAWEDQQTSSMKELLKQMLSVKEEGEEQASEEDNQERPNSRETEREERLGQGRDTTPRGRKHRSRTTVERAPSLEPTHEESPVHPFITRGNEHSSAIRHHGPQTQHARTNSPPHALERAGKRKHTGVPSQLRWAGFGGSDEEHSRDSPRREVLRAIIEQPHRLRLSNPHS